TTGCCCCTGATCGAACTGGCCGAAATGCCCATTAAAGGCGAAGCCGACCCAGTCCGATTGTTTCGCATTCCAAAACCCTACGAAGCCAATCACCACAGAGAGCTTCAAACCAACGCACTGCACGGGCGCAGCCAGGAACTGGAACAGGCGCTCGGCCTGCTGACCCATGCACGCGCAGCAAGGGTATCGTGTTGTATTGAAATTACCGGTGAAGCCGGCGTCGGCAAAAGCACCTTTGTGCGCCACGTTCAAGCCACACTGGCACAGCAAGGGCTGACCACGATCGAGCTGCGAGCCAACCCTTATTCCAGGCTGTTGCCCTATGCGATTGCCTTTCCCTTGATTGTCGAGCTGTCAAGGCTCTACAAGGCCAGCACTCCTGAATCCTGGCTGCTGGACACCTTTCAAGCGGAGCCTGCACAATTGGAGTGGCTGGGGTTGATCGGCTTGATCACCCCATTGAAATTGACGCTGTCAGAGCTTGCTCAACAGGCCAGGCCCGACGTCAGAACTCGGGCGATTGCCCATATTTTTTCAACTGTGCTTGAACAGGCTACCAAAGACTTCAAACTGGTTTTTGTGATCGAAGACCTTCAATGGTATGACAGTGCCTCCGTTCAACTGCTATTGGAGGAATTGCTGAACCGAAAAACCTGTCAGAACATTTACACCATCCGCACCTCAGCGGACGACAGCAAAACCACTGACATTCTGGCGCGCCTGAAGCAGCTTGAAACAGCACGCCACCCGCTTCCCCTGATGAAATTTCAAGCCGGGGAAACCGAAACATTTCTCGCGAAATGGTTCGAGGTAAGTACCGTACCCAGCCCCTTGGTGGAAGCACTGCACCGGCTGTCTGAAGGCAACCTGCTGCTGCTCAGCGCCCTGATTCAACGGCTTTTGCAGGAGAGCATCGTTCGCAGGTTCAGTAATGCCCGGCTTGAAATTGACTTTCGTCGACTCGAACAATTTTCAGCCATTCCCGTCAACCTTGAACACGCCCTTCAAGCCAGGACCGATCAGCTAGCAACTCAGCACCGCCAAGTGTTGGCCCACTGCTCGATCTTCAAAGCGGCATTCACGGCACAAGAACTTCAAGACGCCTTTTCCTATCCAGATACCTTGGAACTGGGACAGGCACTGCAAGTTTTGGAAGAGCGCAAGCTGATCCGGCCATCCATGTCTGTTTTGGGGCAACCCCAGTTCCGGTTTGAACACCAGGTCATTGAACAGTGCGTGTACGATCGCATTCCGTTTGAAGAACGCCGAAAGCTCCACCAAAAATTTGCCTCTTGGCTTGAAGGTCAAATGGGGGAGGCTGAAGAAGGGGTCCGAAACCGCCTGACCGTGCGCCTGGCTGCCCAATACGATTGGGCAGGCCAGCTTGAAAAAGCTTTTCCACTATCCCAACGTGCGGCCGATTATGCATTCGAAGTGGGTGCGCTGGACGATGCACTGCAACGCTTGAACAAGCTCATTGAATGGCATGAATCCGGTTTGCTGCCAGGTACCTCCAATCTTGAGCTGGCACACTGGCTTGAAAAAAAGGCACAGGTGTATTTTGCGCAAGGGCAGTTGTACGACGCGCGCAGCGAGTATCAAAAAGCCCTGTCACCCACCGGGCATTACAAGCCCATGCCCGCGAAAGTGTCTGCACTGCAAATCAAGATTCACCTTGGGCGTTTTTATATTCAGGGTCTTGCACCCTCTTGGCTGAGCAAGCGCAAAAGTCCATCCACAGCGGAAAGTCTTCTGGCGCTGCGCATCTACACCTGCCTGTCTGAACTGGAGTTTTACACGGGCGGGGGCGAATTGGGTTACCTGTACCTGATCCGCGCAGTCGAGATTCTGAACCATTACACTGCCAACACAGGTGACCTGGCCAAAGCCTACGCAGGCTGTGCGATCGTGGCGCAAATCTACGGTAAACCGCGGTGGACGAGCTACTTCATTCAGCAAACGCACCTGTCGTTGAAAGACATCACCAACGAGAAAGAAAAGCTTAGGGCCGCAGCACACATCAACCACCGGCTGGGTTACATGGCTTATTCATCCGGACAGTTCGAGCTGGCCATGCAATTGTCCACAAAGTCTGTCGAAGCAGCGCGCTCAAGCCATGAGTTCCAGACCGAGCTTTTGGCCTTTTCCACCTTCATCACGATACAGAATGCCCAAGGTCGGTTTGAAGAGGTACTGCGCACCTACATAACCTATGAAGAACTGGCCAAAAAATATGCCTCGAATTACTTCAGCATCTTTCATCAATATGGGCTGTTGAATCAGCGCATTTACGCACTGGCCATGTTGGGTCGGTTTCCCGAGGCACGCGATGCCCTGAGTTTTCTGGAAAAAACCGCAGCAGAGCTCAATTTCAACCCGGTCTCCATGATGTCCGTGAACCGCTGCAAGCTGATGTTGCTGTATCGCGAGCAAGACTGGTCTGCTGCCCGACGACTGGCCCTGACAATGTGCAAGGAACTTCGCGTTGATGCTGAAGAAAAGGCCTACCTCAACACCTGCATTTCACTACCACTTGAAGTGTTGCTGGAAGCTGAACAACACGGTCCCCCTTTGAGTTCCGAAGAGGAAGTCGCTGTCAAGTACACGCTGAAAAAACTGGACAATGCGCAGCGCAGGTTCCAGATTTCAACGCCGGTTTACCTGATATTGAAAACCCGAGTGCTGATGAGGAAAAGCAAGTGCACTCTTTGCGCAAAGCGCAACCTGACCAAAGCCAGTCATTTGGCCGCTTCGAGTGGCCAAGTGATAGAGCAGCGAATGGCCAAACGCCTGCTGACCCTATTGAACGACTGACCCTGTCACGGAAGGTTTTGGGTCTCAAAAGCGAATGGTTTGCCCTTGACGCAACAACTTCAACGGGAAATTGAATTCCAAGTCTTCGATTTCACGCTCGGTTTGGATACGGTCCCATTCCTTCAAATAAGAAACCCAGACATTGCGACACGTGTCGAGCTTGTTCAACTGGGTGGCCAACAAAGACGGGCAAAGGTGCAGCGTCAACTCAGAAAGCTTCTTGTCTTTGTTTGAAAAAGAAGATTCGATAATCAGGTGGTCCACTTGAACCATTGAATTCAAGACCTGGCTTAGTTCGTCGGTCAGGTAAGTGTCTGAACTGATGGCCAAGACACCTGAGGATGACTTGATCACAAAGCCAAGAGTGGGCACAGAATGATTCACTGCGAATGGAATCAGTATTGCTCCGCCCAACATCAACTCAACATGGGGTTGAATGGTCACAAATTTCAATGCAGGACTTTCAGTACTGGGAATGGCTGTGAAATCAGGCCAAATCAGGTCGTTGAATACATGCTGGCGCAACACATCAATCGTTTTTTGTTGGGCATACACATACAAGGGGCTGGCCTGTGAATGCTGGCGGCTTTCTACCAGAAAAGGCAAACCGGACACATGGTCCAAGTGAGTGTGGGTCAACAGCACGTGGTTGATTTTGGACATTTGGGCCGTGTTCATGGCCATCACTCCACTACCCGCATCAATCAACACATCCTGATTCAACAAAAAGCACGATGTGCCATTGCCAGGGTCGCCCACACTGCCGCTGCAGCCAAACACTTCCAGGCTTGCCGGCAAAACCCCTTTGAGGGTTACGATGTCTGGCTGTTCAACGGTAGAAAAGATCATTTAAAGCAATTGAAGTGGAGCGATGTATTCACACGATAAAACGAATTGCAGACTATTCCTATGAATTTCGTCACACTTGCAACAACAAATTTCCATGAATTTGCAACAATGCCCAACGACATCCAATTCAACGTCAACACCAGCACCCTAGTGCTGGCGAACCTGATCATCGCAATGAACATGTTTGCGGTATCACTCAATCTTCGACGAGCCGATTTCAGTTTGGTACTACAGAATAAAAAGCCAATGGCCGTGGGGCTGCTTGCACAATTTGCTCTGTTGCCTTTTATTGCTTTTGTTTTCAGTGTCTGCATACCCATGCACCCCGGCTTGGTGCTGGCACTCATCATGGTCAGCTGCGTACCTGGCGGCAACCTGTCCAATGTGTTCAGCTTCATCGCAAAAGGCAATGTACCCCTTTCCATCTCACTGACGGCCGTTGGTTTTTTATTGGCGCCAGTGGTAACTCCGCTGAATTTTGCGATGTACTCTTCATTGCATCCTGGCCTCAATGGCATCGTGAACAACATACACATTGATCCTGTTCAACTGGGTGCAGCCATTGTCGTGACCCTGTTGATTCCGCTGGCGCTGGGTTATTGGTCAGGCAATCAATTTCCGAGATTTTACAAACGGGTCTCCCCCTATATTTCTCGTTTTGCACTCACCTCAATCGCTGTGCTGGTGGTGCTGGTTCTCAAGGACAATGTGCACCTGGACATGACGATCATTGTGAATTACGCGGGCGAGGTCGCGGGCCTGCAAGTCTTGGTGCTGGGCAGCGCGTACCTGTTCGCTTCCGCATTCAAGCTGCCAACGGCCGACAAGCGAACCATTGCCATTGAAGCAGGTATACAAAATGCGCCTTTGGGTGTTGTCCTGGTTTTGACCTTCATGCCGACGCAAAGCACCGCCATGGCGGCCATTGCATTCTGGGGGGGCTGGCAAATTCTGGCCTGTACAGCCATTGCGCTTTACTGGAAGCGGGTTAGCGACCCAGTACCAAATCCAGGCTAACGCCATAGGTCAGGGGGTCACCGGCAAATCCACCGTATTCGCCCAAGCTGTAAAGTGGGGCCACCGCCGCCAGGTAGTCTTCATCAAACAGGTTTTTAACCCAGCCCTGCACATTCCAGCCCAAACGGGTATTGCGCAAGCCAAGGCGAAGGTTGGTCAACTGGTATGAATCAATAAAACTATTCCGGCTTTGGTCCACCGCGCCAAAGGTTTCTGTCCGGAAAGCGTGTTCAACCCCAACATAAGCCTCCAGACTGCCGGGCATGGGGAAACGCTTTTCAAGCGCTGCAAAACCGCTCCAGCGTGGGGCGTTGTACAACTGCTTACCGCTCAGGTTTTTGTCGTTGCGGTTTGTGTCTTCGTTGGGCGCATTTGAAAAACTCGTACTGATTGCACGGTTGTAGGCCAAACCGAAATCCACCACCAAGGTTCGATTAATCGGGTAAGTCAGGTCTATCTCCATGCCCTGCAATCGTACCGTGGGAATGTTCAGCACATTGTTTTGCCGAGGGCTGGATACCAGCCCATCGCTTGGCGCATAGGTCAAGGCCTGAAAATTCTTCACCCGTGTTTCATACAGGGCCAGGCTGGCACCCAGGGCATTGGGACGTGGCAACTTGCGCAAACCCAACTCAATTCCAGTTGCAATTTCAGGATCAAATTGTGCACGCACCTGGTCGCTCAAACCAGCCAGGTTCAAGCCGCCACTTTTGTATCCTCTCGACAAGCTGGCGTAGCCCGACAAGGTTTTGCTCAACTTGTGCTGAAGCGCCAATTGTCCACTGACTCCGCTGTCCTTGCGGCTGTCCTGCCGGTCGAATGATTCACCCACCAGCGAATCGATGAGGCCATCGTAGGTAATCGCATTGACCTGCGGCCCCAGAAGGCCACTCAAAACGGCCAGGTTGTTGGTCAGGGACAACGGGCTTGAATCCAGATTGCCCCCGGAACGGCTGCGGCTGACCTGCCCATCACGACGGCTGCCGGTGTATCGAATACCGGTGGTCACCGTGGTGTTCGGCCCCGTGTGCAAATCGGCCGATGCGAAGGTTGAAAACGTATCGGACACCTGGCTGTAGGGCGTGCTCAATCGCAACCCATTGAGCGCCTGCGGCGGCAACACCGCATTGATCAGAAAACCGCTATTGTCCCGATTCAGTGTGGGCACATTCTGGCGCAACAAACCACCCAAGGCCCACAAGGCAATTTCGTCACCCAGAATGCCCAGCTCCTCGCCGCTCAGGTTCTGGCGCATGTAAAACAGACCCAACGTGGTATCCAGGCGCTTGAAACGGGAATGCCAGCGCAATTCCTGTGTCAGTTGCTGCGACCTGGATGTATTGCTGCCCACCAGCAGCCGCATCGACGTTCCGTCGTCATTGATCGACGGGTTGTAAGCAATCTGGTTGACCCCAGTGATGCTGACAAAACGGTGTCGCCCAACCGGCCCCCATTCCACAACCACCGAAGCGGCCTCACGCGTCAGCTTGTTCTGGGGCTCCACGTTGTTGTCAACCACCCGGTCCGATGGGTTGGTGCCCGGACGGTTGTAACCCATGTACTCGTCCGAGGCCTGAATCGAAGGGCTGACCGGTGCCAGCAAACCGATGCTGCAACAACGCTGGTCGATCAAACCATATTCGCCGGTCAAGCGAACGATCAAATCGTCTCGTGGAGTCCACAGCAACTGTCCCCGAACACCCACACGGTCCTGATTGTTCAAATACTCGCCATTGAACTGGTTGAACAACAGGCCATCACGTTGCTGGCTATAAACACTCAAGCGCCCAGCCAGCTCGCCTGGAATCAAGGACCCGTTTACAGAACCTTGGGCCTGCTGGTAACCGTAATTGCCAAGCCCAAGAGAAATTGCCGTTTCGGGTGTGTGCGAGGGCGCGCGCGTGCGCAAATGCACCTCACCCGCTGTGCTACCCAATCCGTAGGCAGCACCTTGCGGGCCACGTAGTACCGTGATGTCTTCAATGTCAAACAAGCCGAATGCACCGTAAGACTGGCGGGCAAGGTAGACACCGTCCACGTACAAACCCACGCTGCTGTCCAGCCCGTCGTTGAACTGGTTGTTACCCAAACCCCGAATGGTGAAACCGGTCAGCCGTGGTGTACTGCCAAAGCCATAAAATCCGGGCAGGCGAATACTGGCATCCGCAAGTGTTTGAGTGTTGGATTCCTTCAGAGCTTGCCCTGTAACGACAGCCTTTGAACTGCTGGCGGGAAATACGGAGACCTCGTCGTCGGAATTACTGCGAACTTCTACCTCTTGGAGATTACTGGACTGGGCCAGCCCCATCGCAGGCCAAAAGAGTGGCAACGTTGCCCACAGCGTCAAGGCCAAGCTGTGGCACTGCCATGCCCTTGGCCGCCACAATGGGGTGGACACTGACGGCGTGACAGAGGGAGATGTGCGCATCTTGACCGGGCAAATTTGTTTGTAGACCCCACATCAAGCTCATGCTTGGGGCTTGGTTTAGCCCGTAATCTACCTGATCGGCTGACAGGCGTAAACCTGTGCTTGACTTGGTCATTTTTGCATGAACGTTCTTCATCGTCATGCCGAGCGCAGAATTTGAAAATTTCCATTGTCTTTACATCTGACTATTAATGTAGTCAAATTAGACTCATGAAAAATCTTTCCAAATCCGATACAGGTAGCAGGCTTTACGGCGGCGAAAGCACTGAAAACCGCGTGCAGCGGCGCCGCGAGCAATTCCTCGATGCAGGCCTCTTGCTGTTCGGCACCGTGGGCTTCAAGAGCACCTCGGTACGCGGCCTGTGCCGCCAAGCCAAGCTGACCGACCGTTATTTTTACGAATCATTTGCCTCGGTCGAGGAAGTGCTGGTGGCTGTGTATGAAAGGGAAATCCAGCGCCTGATTGCGGCTGTGTTCGGCCAGATCCGCAACATGGAACCCGGCACCCCCATCGCTGAACTGGCCCGCCCCGCCCTGCACGCTTTTTTTGAAGGTGCACGCGACCCGGTGGTGGCCAAAACCGTGTGGTTTGAAGTGCTGGGTGTGAGCGACCGCGTCAACAAGCTTTACCTGGACACGGTCAGTGAATTTGGCCAATTGCTGCTGATGATGATCAAGGGGCTTTATCCCAAACTGGCCTTGTCCGCCACCCAGGAACAACTTCTGACCACCGGCATGGTGGGTGCCATCAACCAATCGACCATGGCCTGGATTGTGTCCGGGTTCGCAACCCCGGTCGAAGACCTGGTGGAAGCGAACCTTATGATACTGGAAGGCCTTGGCTTGCGCCTGAACCTTCAATAGGCCGTTTTTCAGTCAGCCGCTTTATTTCTGGAAATACATCCGCTTGATCATGGTCGGCATCACCTTCAGGCTGGCCCACAGGAACTCAAACACATTGCGTGGTGAACCCAGTCGCAAAGCGTGCTTGATCACCAGGTAGGCTTCGCGGTCTTGTGGGTACCACCACAGGTTGTTTCTCGCGCGCAGGTAATCCCAGTTGATCGCCTTGGGCTTGGTCATTTCCTTCAGACCTTCCGGGCCATGGGTACGGCCAATACCCGACTCGCCAGGGCCGCCCCAAGGCAAATCCGACATACCGTGGGTGTACAAGTGGTCGTTGATGGCCACCACACCGCCGCGCACCTTGCTGGCCAACGCCTTGGCGCGGTTTGTGTTACGGCTCCAGATCGACGCGCTCAGGGCCATGGTGCAATCGTTAGCCAGGCGCACTGCCTCTTCCTCGGTTTTGAACGGCATCACGGGCAACACCGGGCCAAATGTTTCTTCGCGCATCAAGACCATGTCGTGGTGCACGTGCGTCATCACGGTGGCTGGGTAAAACTCGCCCTGCAGGTTGTCTGCCAGTTGAGCCTGGGCCACAACTCTTGCACCTTGGGCTACCGCCTCGTCCACCTGCTTTTCCACCACGCGGCGTTGCTTGGCGGTTGTCATGGCACCCACGTCCACCGTGCATTCTGCGTTGGGAACACCCTGGCGCAATGAACGTGTGCGGGCTGCCAACAGATCTACAAACTGGTCATAGACCGATTCATGCACGTAAATGCGCTCAACACCACCGCACGATTGGCCCGAGTTTTGATAACCCGCCCACGCCGCACCATTGGCTGCGCGTTCAAGGTCAGCGTCTTCCAGCACGATCATCGGGTCTTTGCCACCCAATTCCAGTGACAAAGGGGTGAGGGTTTTGGCGGCTTGCGCCATCAGGTCTTTGCCCGCAGGCACCGAACCCGTGAAAAACAGCTTGTCCACACCGTTTTCAAAAAAGGCGGAAGACTCCTCGGCGCCTGCGCCCACAACATGGTGAAACAGGCCCTCGGGCAATTTCCCAGCTTCCACGATTCGTTCAATGGCCACGCCCACCATCGGGGTCACGGCAGCCACTTTCAGCACAATGGCGTTGCCGGCCATCAGGCCCATCACAATTTCACCAAAAGGAATGGACAGCGGGTAATTCCAGGGGCTGATGATACCCACCACACCCAGTGGCTCGTGAACCACTTCGGAACGCTTGCCAATCCAGAGGATGCTGGACATTTCACGCTTCTCGCTTTTAAGCACGCGGGCGGCATTCTTGCCATACCAGTTGCAGGCCAGCGTACAGGGCAGCACTTCGGTCGCCATGGCATCAAACCAGGTTTTTCCGTTGCTGGTGGCCACAGTCTTGGCCAGGTCGTCAGCATTCTCGATGATGTACTCGCGCATCAAGCGCAAGTGTTTCGCACGCTGCTTGAACGACTTCCGGGCCCAAACGGCTTGCGCCTCACGGGCCTTTTTGAAAATTTCCGGAATGGCCTGCGCCGGCGTGTGCGGGCATTCGCCCAATACATCACCTGTGGCGGGGTTGATACCAACGGCCTGCGCCATGGCGCGCGTGTCTGACAGATTCATGTGCTTGTCCCTGTTTGTAATCACTTGTAAACATGCGCCAATTTACGTATGAAGACGCTTGTCGTCAAAACATTACATAGGAAGGAAACTCTAGAAATTATTTTGACTACGACTGTCATCACATATAAAGTGACGACA
The nucleotide sequence above comes from Limnobacter thiooxidans. Encoded proteins:
- a CDS encoding AAA family ATPase translates to MNCESAKPKSALEEKKDLQNNGFILICDVSEFVKIASTHRLFFGPKIGAEKTRLWLDRIFDRILNRIEQHQGQTIQFIGDAVIAYFPRLAAKSVLQCAQEIRQACGLIQAGQLARQFTQVKSGIAWGPIATYQPAQFDDFPLSIANGQGVEQALRALQLAGPHDIVCDAATFEIMQQLGDLPGTRQLGNGFYQVLPQLANQQEALAQTDLPEVPATPELNEIKLLTILYIEFYATTPEEMQPDWLDTCFTQLKALGGQYNATLIGACQTLKGLRVQLAVGHLKSEINDVELAVQLATQVQSVSTRAVIGYGHAWQGRYGGKNLKLFNAHGGEVNLAARILEKSEPGHIYLTEQARQQLNDALPLIELAEMPIKGEADPVRLFRIPKPYEANHHRELQTNALHGRSQELEQALGLLTHARAARVSCCIEITGEAGVGKSTFVRHVQATLAQQGLTTIELRANPYSRLLPYAIAFPLIVELSRLYKASTPESWLLDTFQAEPAQLEWLGLIGLITPLKLTLSELAQQARPDVRTRAIAHIFSTVLEQATKDFKLVFVIEDLQWYDSASVQLLLEELLNRKTCQNIYTIRTSADDSKTTDILARLKQLETARHPLPLMKFQAGETETFLAKWFEVSTVPSPLVEALHRLSEGNLLLLSALIQRLLQESIVRRFSNARLEIDFRRLEQFSAIPVNLEHALQARTDQLATQHRQVLAHCSIFKAAFTAQELQDAFSYPDTLELGQALQVLEERKLIRPSMSVLGQPQFRFEHQVIEQCVYDRIPFEERRKLHQKFASWLEGQMGEAEEGVRNRLTVRLAAQYDWAGQLEKAFPLSQRAADYAFEVGALDDALQRLNKLIEWHESGLLPGTSNLELAHWLEKKAQVYFAQGQLYDARSEYQKALSPTGHYKPMPAKVSALQIKIHLGRFYIQGLAPSWLSKRKSPSTAESLLALRIYTCLSELEFYTGGGELGYLYLIRAVEILNHYTANTGDLAKAYAGCAIVAQIYGKPRWTSYFIQQTHLSLKDITNEKEKLRAAAHINHRLGYMAYSSGQFELAMQLSTKSVEAARSSHEFQTELLAFSTFITIQNAQGRFEEVLRTYITYEELAKKYASNYFSIFHQYGLLNQRIYALAMLGRFPEARDALSFLEKTAAELNFNPVSMMSVNRCKLMLLYREQDWSAARRLALTMCKELRVDAEEKAYLNTCISLPLEVLLEAEQHGPPLSSEEEVAVKYTLKKLDNAQRRFQISTPVYLILKTRVLMRKSKCTLCAKRNLTKASHLAASSGQVIEQRMAKRLLTLLND
- a CDS encoding 3',5'-cyclic-nucleotide phosphodiesterase: MIFSTVEQPDIVTLKGVLPASLEVFGCSGSVGDPGNGTSCFLLNQDVLIDAGSGVMAMNTAQMSKINHVLLTHTHLDHVSGLPFLVESRQHSQASPLYVYAQQKTIDVLRQHVFNDLIWPDFTAIPSTESPALKFVTIQPHVELMLGGAILIPFAVNHSVPTLGFVIKSSSGVLAISSDTYLTDELSQVLNSMVQVDHLIIESSFSNKDKKLSELTLHLCPSLLATQLNKLDTCRNVWVSYLKEWDRIQTEREIEDLEFNFPLKLLRQGQTIRF
- a CDS encoding bile acid:sodium symporter family protein: MPNDIQFNVNTSTLVLANLIIAMNMFAVSLNLRRADFSLVLQNKKPMAVGLLAQFALLPFIAFVFSVCIPMHPGLVLALIMVSCVPGGNLSNVFSFIAKGNVPLSISLTAVGFLLAPVVTPLNFAMYSSLHPGLNGIVNNIHIDPVQLGAAIVVTLLIPLALGYWSGNQFPRFYKRVSPYISRFALTSIAVLVVLVLKDNVHLDMTIIVNYAGEVAGLQVLVLGSAYLFASAFKLPTADKRTIAIEAGIQNAPLGVVLVLTFMPTQSTAMAAIAFWGGWQILACTAIALYWKRVSDPVPNPG
- a CDS encoding TonB-dependent receptor, translated to MPLFWPAMGLAQSSNLQEVEVRSNSDDEVSVFPASSSKAVVTGQALKESNTQTLADASIRLPGFYGFGSTPRLTGFTIRGLGNNQFNDGLDSSVGLYVDGVYLARQSYGAFGLFDIEDITVLRGPQGAAYGLGSTAGEVHLRTRAPSHTPETAISLGLGNYGYQQAQGSVNGSLIPGELAGRLSVYSQQRDGLLFNQFNGEYLNNQDRVGVRGQLLWTPRDDLIVRLTGEYGLIDQRCCSIGLLAPVSPSIQASDEYMGYNRPGTNPSDRVVDNNVEPQNKLTREAASVVVEWGPVGRHRFVSITGVNQIAYNPSINDDGTSMRLLVGSNTSRSQQLTQELRWHSRFKRLDTTLGLFYMRQNLSGEELGILGDEIALWALGGLLRQNVPTLNRDNSGFLINAVLPPQALNGLRLSTPYSQVSDTFSTFASADLHTGPNTTVTTGIRYTGSRRDGQVSRSRSGGNLDSSPLSLTNNLAVLSGLLGPQVNAITYDGLIDSLVGESFDRQDSRKDSGVSGQLALQHKLSKTLSGYASLSRGYKSGGLNLAGLSDQVRAQFDPEIATGIELGLRKLPRPNALGASLALYETRVKNFQALTYAPSDGLVSSPRQNNVLNIPTVRLQGMEIDLTYPINRTLVVDFGLAYNRAISTSFSNAPNEDTNRNDKNLSGKQLYNAPRWSGFAALEKRFPMPGSLEAYVGVEHAFRTETFGAVDQSRNSFIDSYQLTNLRLGLRNTRLGWNVQGWVKNLFDEDYLAAVAPLYSLGEYGGFAGDPLTYGVSLDLVLGR
- a CDS encoding TetR/AcrR family transcriptional regulator, which translates into the protein MKNLSKSDTGSRLYGGESTENRVQRRREQFLDAGLLLFGTVGFKSTSVRGLCRQAKLTDRYFYESFASVEEVLVAVYEREIQRLIAAVFGQIRNMEPGTPIAELARPALHAFFEGARDPVVAKTVWFEVLGVSDRVNKLYLDTVSEFGQLLLMMIKGLYPKLALSATQEQLLTTGMVGAINQSTMAWIVSGFATPVEDLVEANLMILEGLGLRLNLQ
- a CDS encoding aldehyde dehydrogenase family protein is translated as MNLSDTRAMAQAVGINPATGDVLGECPHTPAQAIPEIFKKAREAQAVWARKSFKQRAKHLRLMREYIIENADDLAKTVATSNGKTWFDAMATEVLPCTLACNWYGKNAARVLKSEKREMSSILWIGKRSEVVHEPLGVVGIISPWNYPLSIPFGEIVMGLMAGNAIVLKVAAVTPMVGVAIERIVEAGKLPEGLFHHVVGAGAEESSAFFENGVDKLFFTGSVPAGKDLMAQAAKTLTPLSLELGGKDPMIVLEDADLERAANGAAWAGYQNSGQSCGGVERIYVHESVYDQFVDLLAARTRSLRQGVPNAECTVDVGAMTTAKQRRVVEKQVDEAVAQGARVVAQAQLADNLQGEFYPATVMTHVHHDMVLMREETFGPVLPVMPFKTEEEAVRLANDCTMALSASIWSRNTNRAKALASKVRGGVVAINDHLYTHGMSDLPWGGPGESGIGRTHGPEGLKEMTKPKAINWDYLRARNNLWWYPQDREAYLVIKHALRLGSPRNVFEFLWASLKVMPTMIKRMYFQK